The proteins below come from a single Beutenbergia cavernae DSM 12333 genomic window:
- a CDS encoding DUF72 domain-containing protein, which produces MGQVRVGISGWRYPAWRGTFYPPRLPQRRELEYAAQHLTSIEINGTFYSLQRPSSFQTWRAEVPDDFVFSVKGGRYITHLKRLQDPRASLANFFASGVLALGPKLGPILWQLPPNFAFDAERIAAFCAELPRTTAEAARLAGEHDDKLKAEAWTEVEEDRPLRHAIEARHASFADPEFAAILGEAGVASVVSDGGTAWPAFEHLTTDFAYVRLHGADELYASGYDDEALRRWAAKVSDWAGRGDVVVYFDNDAKVRAPHDAQALIALLGGDQADRSP; this is translated from the coding sequence ATGGGCCAGGTGCGCGTGGGGATCTCGGGGTGGCGCTACCCGGCGTGGCGCGGCACGTTCTACCCGCCCCGCCTCCCGCAACGGCGTGAGCTGGAGTACGCGGCACAGCACCTCACGTCCATCGAGATCAACGGCACGTTCTACTCGTTGCAACGGCCGTCGAGCTTCCAGACGTGGCGCGCCGAGGTGCCTGACGACTTCGTGTTCTCGGTCAAGGGCGGCCGCTACATCACGCACCTGAAGCGGCTGCAGGACCCGCGCGCCTCGCTGGCGAACTTCTTCGCGTCTGGCGTGCTGGCTCTCGGACCGAAGCTCGGGCCGATCCTGTGGCAGCTGCCGCCGAACTTCGCGTTCGACGCGGAGCGGATCGCGGCGTTCTGTGCCGAGCTGCCGCGCACGACGGCCGAGGCCGCTCGCCTCGCCGGCGAGCACGACGACAAGCTCAAGGCCGAGGCCTGGACCGAGGTCGAGGAGGACCGCCCGCTCCGCCACGCGATCGAGGCACGCCACGCCTCCTTCGCCGATCCGGAGTTCGCGGCGATCCTGGGCGAGGCGGGCGTCGCGTCTGTCGTGTCCGACGGCGGGACGGCGTGGCCGGCGTTCGAGCACCTGACCACGGACTTCGCCTACGTCCGACTGCACGGTGCGGACGAGCTGTACGCCAGCGGGTACGACGACGAGGCGTTGCGGCGTTGGGCCGCGAAGGTGAGCGACTGGGCCGGGCGGGGCGACGTCGTCGTCTACTTCGACAACGACGCGAAGGTCCGGGCGCCTCACGACGCCCAGGCGCTCATCGCCCTGCTCGGTGGTGATCAGGCGGACCGCTCGCCCTGA
- a CDS encoding NmrA family NAD(P)-binding protein, protein MTIAVPSRPVAVTGASGELGRRVALRLASEGAAQRLVVRDAARAPSSAGEPIPGAEVAVAAGFRDQAGMEAAFRGVGTVFLVSAREEADRVTTHRAAIAAAVAAGVERIVYTSFVGAASDAVFTFARDHAATEEAIRASGLRHTFLRDNLYHLGLARMVGDDGVIRGPAGEGRVASVAHDDVADVATAVLLAADPGRHDGRAYDVTGPAPLTMAEVAEALSSAAGRRITYHAETVDEAYASRAGYAAPQVEVDGWVSSYTAIAAGELGVVSDAVETLAGRPAQSFVAWLGENPAAWAHLRGTGS, encoded by the coding sequence ATGACCATCGCTGTGCCGTCCCGGCCCGTCGCCGTCACCGGGGCGAGCGGTGAGCTGGGCCGGAGGGTTGCTCTCCGGCTCGCCTCGGAGGGCGCTGCGCAGCGGCTCGTCGTACGGGACGCGGCGCGGGCGCCGTCGTCGGCCGGCGAGCCGATCCCGGGAGCCGAGGTCGCCGTCGCCGCCGGCTTCCGCGACCAGGCGGGGATGGAAGCGGCGTTCCGTGGAGTCGGCACCGTGTTCCTGGTCTCGGCGCGCGAGGAGGCCGACCGCGTCACCACCCACCGGGCAGCGATCGCCGCCGCCGTGGCCGCGGGTGTCGAACGGATCGTGTACACGTCGTTCGTCGGCGCGGCCTCGGACGCGGTGTTCACGTTCGCGCGCGACCACGCCGCTACGGAGGAGGCGATCCGGGCCTCCGGTCTCCGGCACACGTTCCTGCGCGACAACCTGTATCACCTCGGGTTGGCGAGGATGGTGGGGGACGACGGCGTCATCCGCGGACCCGCGGGCGAGGGCCGGGTCGCGTCGGTCGCGCACGACGACGTCGCGGACGTCGCGACGGCGGTGCTGCTCGCCGCGGACCCGGGCCGCCACGACGGCCGCGCCTACGACGTCACAGGTCCCGCCCCGCTCACCATGGCGGAGGTCGCGGAGGCACTCTCCAGCGCCGCGGGTCGCCGGATCACGTACCACGCGGAGACGGTCGACGAGGCGTACGCGTCTCGGGCCGGGTACGCCGCCCCGCAGGTCGAGGTCGACGGGTGGGTCTCGTCCTACACGGCGATCGCCGCCGGCGAGCTGGGGGTGGTGAGCGACGCCGTCGAGACCCTCGCAGGCCGGCCCGCGCAGTCGTTCGTGGCCTGGCTCGGCGAGAACCCGGCGGCGTGGGCGCACCTGCGCGGCACAGGCTCCTGA
- a CDS encoding NAD(P)H-binding protein, translating to MTILVTGATGTVGRLVVDALLDRGATDVRALTIDPVRAALPAGVDVAIGSVLRPETLRGAFDGVRSFYLAPHPPTTAAVMAVAVSAGVERVVDLAGAEGTGWETIEPPVEESGLGWTHLEPGEFMENATIWAEQIRERREVRDAFPSAANAPIAMADVADAAAACLLDETHAGRRYTLTGPETLTSVEKVRVLGDAIGAPVTFVEVPRADAIAQLEASMGEYAEWYVDGYAALVEHPQAAVPALSEVLGRPATTFAQWARANAAAFT from the coding sequence ATGACCATCCTCGTCACCGGCGCTACCGGAACCGTCGGACGCCTCGTCGTCGACGCGCTCCTGGACCGCGGCGCCACCGACGTCCGGGCGCTCACGATCGACCCCGTCCGAGCGGCCCTGCCGGCGGGCGTCGACGTCGCGATCGGGTCGGTGCTGCGGCCGGAGACGCTGCGGGGGGCCTTCGACGGCGTCAGGTCGTTCTATCTCGCACCGCACCCGCCGACGACCGCTGCCGTGATGGCGGTGGCCGTGTCCGCCGGGGTCGAGCGCGTGGTCGACCTGGCCGGCGCGGAGGGCACGGGCTGGGAGACGATCGAGCCACCGGTCGAGGAGAGCGGTCTGGGGTGGACGCATCTCGAGCCGGGCGAGTTCATGGAGAACGCGACGATCTGGGCCGAGCAGATCCGCGAGCGGCGCGAGGTGCGGGACGCCTTTCCGTCCGCGGCGAACGCACCGATCGCGATGGCCGACGTCGCGGACGCCGCCGCCGCGTGCCTGCTCGACGAGACCCACGCCGGCCGCCGCTACACCCTCACCGGGCCCGAGACCCTGACGAGCGTCGAGAAGGTACGCGTGCTCGGCGACGCGATCGGCGCTCCCGTCACGTTTGTCGAGGTCCCCCGGGCGGACGCGATCGCTCAGCTCGAGGCGTCGATGGGCGAGTACGCCGAGTGGTACGTCGACGGCTACGCGGCGCTGGTCGAGCACCCGCAGGCGGCCGTGCCCGCGCTCTCCGAGGTGCTGGGCCGTCCGGCGACGACGTTCGCGCAGTGGGCGCGTGCGAACGCCGCCGCGTTCACCTGA
- a CDS encoding deoxyribonuclease IV, translating to MQIGAHVDQSDPVTQARAIGADIVQIFLGDPQSWKVTGPDYPGGAEALRAATEEAGIDVYVHAPYVINVASPNNRIRIPSRKQLQGVVHEAAKVGAKGVVVHGGHVTAGTDLAVGYDNWRKAIDQLDAPVPIFIENTAGGEHSMARRLESIARLWDAVGQADGGDAVGFCLDTCHAWAGGIDLADAVEQVRGITGRVDLVHANNSRDAFDSGADRHANVVAGEIPPEAIAGVIRDAGTPAICETHRDMGPDITYLRSQLG from the coding sequence ATGCAGATCGGAGCGCACGTCGACCAGAGCGACCCCGTCACCCAGGCCCGAGCGATCGGGGCTGACATCGTGCAGATCTTCCTCGGGGATCCGCAGTCGTGGAAGGTCACCGGCCCGGACTACCCGGGTGGCGCGGAGGCCCTGCGCGCCGCGACCGAGGAGGCGGGCATCGACGTCTACGTGCACGCGCCGTACGTCATCAACGTCGCGAGCCCGAACAACCGGATCCGGATCCCGAGCCGCAAGCAGCTCCAGGGCGTCGTCCACGAGGCGGCGAAGGTCGGCGCGAAGGGCGTCGTCGTGCACGGAGGCCACGTCACGGCCGGCACGGATCTCGCCGTCGGCTACGACAACTGGCGCAAGGCGATCGACCAGCTCGACGCTCCGGTGCCGATCTTCATCGAGAACACGGCGGGGGGCGAGCACTCCATGGCCCGTCGCCTCGAGAGCATCGCCCGGCTCTGGGACGCCGTCGGGCAGGCGGACGGAGGCGACGCGGTCGGGTTCTGCCTCGACACGTGCCACGCCTGGGCCGGGGGGATCGATCTCGCCGACGCAGTCGAGCAGGTCCGCGGGATCACCGGTCGCGTGGACCTCGTGCACGCGAACAACTCGCGTGACGCGTTCGACTCCGGGGCGGACCGGCACGCGAACGTCGTCGCCGGGGAGATCCCGCCGGAGGCGATCGCCGGCGTGATCCGCGACGCCGGCACTCCCGCGATCTGCGAGACCCACCGCGACATGGGCCCGGACATCACCTACCTGCGGTCGCAGCTCGGCTGA
- a CDS encoding alpha/beta fold hydrolase, producing the protein MARIGRFKDDEARAAYLRAYDAVADLWPMPATDVDVPTSFGTTRVRSSGDGAGSPFVLLHGFGGTGPTWHACVPTLAAARRVYAPDTIGAAGRSVQTAPLRGDADIARWLEEVLDGLGADRVHLVGESQGAWHAALVAVHAPARVASVSLVEPNGVFARTPLSALSRMLRLGARPSEDAWSRMHEWLTPGVQLEDELLELARAAQGYRTGLGWARPLKDSAIRRIDVPLLAIYGGASVLSDPSRAVRRLAELAPTAEVEVYPGRGHGVLGEIRDEVLARVVDFAGRHDRVEEVPPPARPVLPTQPSCDRR; encoded by the coding sequence ATGGCACGGATCGGACGGTTCAAGGACGACGAGGCGCGCGCGGCCTACCTGCGGGCGTACGACGCGGTCGCGGATCTGTGGCCGATGCCGGCCACGGACGTCGACGTGCCCACGTCGTTCGGTACCACCCGGGTGCGCTCGTCGGGCGACGGCGCCGGGTCGCCGTTCGTGCTGCTGCACGGCTTCGGTGGCACCGGCCCCACGTGGCACGCCTGCGTGCCGACGCTCGCCGCCGCGCGCCGTGTCTACGCGCCGGACACGATCGGCGCCGCGGGACGGTCGGTGCAGACGGCCCCGCTGCGTGGCGACGCCGACATCGCGCGGTGGCTCGAGGAGGTGCTCGACGGGCTCGGTGCTGATCGCGTCCACCTCGTGGGTGAGTCGCAGGGTGCCTGGCACGCGGCTCTCGTCGCCGTGCACGCGCCGGCCCGGGTGGCGAGCGTGTCGCTCGTCGAGCCCAACGGGGTGTTCGCGCGGACGCCGCTGAGCGCCCTGTCGCGGATGCTGCGCCTCGGCGCCCGCCCGAGCGAGGACGCCTGGAGCAGGATGCACGAGTGGCTGACGCCCGGCGTCCAGCTGGAGGACGAGCTGCTCGAGCTCGCCCGTGCCGCGCAGGGCTACCGCACCGGCCTCGGCTGGGCGCGGCCGCTGAAGGACTCCGCGATCCGACGCATCGACGTGCCGCTGCTCGCGATCTACGGTGGCGCCTCCGTGCTGAGCGATCCTTCGCGGGCCGTGCGTCGGCTCGCCGAGCTGGCGCCGACCGCTGAGGTCGAGGTGTACCCGGGCCGCGGGCACGGCGTCCTCGGCGAGATCCGGGACGAGGTGCTCGCCCGTGTCGTGGACTTCGCCGGACGGCACGACCGCGTCGAGGAGGTCCCGCCGCCCGCCCGCCCCGTCCTGCCGACTCAGCCGAGCTGCGACCGCAGGTAG
- a CDS encoding TetR/AcrR family transcriptional regulator, which translates to MPRLADHDERRHQITDAARRVVARGGLPAATFQSVAAEAGVSVRLVQYYFGSKREFLLATHRAVVMDAAERFAGRLADLGEGAAPHDVVRGVLMELLPTDPARREDAIVLEAFHNAALTGSEASAGDLLGAPRALVDLVAGQVRRARSTASGSAEATDAETDAWIVVLAASGLTQAMLIDAGFAADADTLVDRILNRFLPRH; encoded by the coding sequence GTGCCGCGACTGGCAGACCACGACGAGCGCCGGCACCAGATCACCGACGCCGCACGCAGGGTCGTCGCTCGGGGCGGGCTGCCGGCCGCGACCTTTCAATCGGTGGCCGCCGAGGCTGGGGTCTCCGTGCGCCTCGTGCAGTACTACTTCGGCAGCAAGCGCGAGTTCCTGCTCGCCACTCACCGGGCAGTCGTCATGGACGCAGCGGAACGCTTCGCCGGCCGGCTCGCGGACCTCGGCGAGGGCGCAGCACCCCACGACGTGGTGCGAGGCGTGCTCATGGAGCTGCTCCCCACCGATCCGGCCCGCCGCGAGGACGCGATCGTGCTGGAGGCGTTCCACAACGCGGCGTTGACCGGGTCAGAGGCGAGCGCGGGCGACCTGCTCGGGGCACCGCGCGCCCTCGTCGACCTGGTGGCGGGCCAGGTGCGACGAGCGCGCAGCACGGCGTCCGGGTCGGCAGAGGCGACGGACGCCGAGACGGACGCGTGGATCGTGGTGCTGGCGGCGAGCGGCCTCACCCAGGCGATGCTCATCGACGCCGGCTTCGCGGCGGACGCCGACACCCTCGTCGATCGGATCCTCAACAGGTTCCTGCCCCGGCACTGA